The proteins below are encoded in one region of Candidatus Bathyarchaeota archaeon:
- the rpl12p gene encoding 50S ribosomal protein P1, translating into MKYVYAALLLHSASKEINEENVKKVLTAAGIKAEDARIKSLTAALSEINIEEAIKTATTMPVAQPAQAQAPAPEAGPSKEKKEKPKAEEKKEEEALEGLGTLFGE; encoded by the coding sequence TTGAAATATGTCTATGCCGCTTTGTTGCTTCACTCGGCTTCAAAAGAGATTAATGAAGAAAATGTGAAAAAAGTACTTACTGCAGCAGGAATTAAGGCTGAAGATGCAAGGATCAAATCTCTTACAGCAGCATTATCTGAGATTAACATTGAAGAGGCTATTAAAACTGCAACGACTATGCCTGTTGCCCAACCCGCCCAAGCTCAAGCTCCTGCCCCAGAAGCAGGTCCCTCAAAAGAGAAGAAAGAAAAACCAAAAGCTGAAGAGAAGAAAGAGGAAGAAGCTTTAGAGGGTCTTGGGACTCTATTCGGCGAATGA
- a CDS encoding 50S ribosomal protein L10 translates to MPSLKVLEMKKQLLDEITELMRKHEVVAATDLRKVKSIQIQEIRKKLRDELFIRVVKSNLVKMATKNLDSEKKNIAEFSSHLTGPFALIFTNLNPFRLILLLNRNKVKVSARQGDVAKEDIVVPAGNTALPPGPLISEFNEVGIKTRIEEGSIWIANDTVVAEKGDIVSAKLVSVLSRLGIKPMEAGLSLLAAYDNGSVLSTDDLKFDLGEIENNFTEALSKALNLAVNSNYLTKDTAIPILTKASREAFWVAVQAEYPSPETLSRSILQAHSIATNISESLPKTEKNSTPEKK, encoded by the coding sequence ATGCCAAGTCTTAAAGTTCTAGAAATGAAAAAACAGCTCTTAGATGAAATAACTGAGCTAATGAGAAAACATGAAGTTGTAGCTGCTACTGACTTGAGGAAAGTGAAGTCTATCCAGATTCAAGAGATTAGAAAGAAACTTCGAGATGAACTGTTCATTAGGGTAGTAAAGAGCAATTTAGTTAAAATGGCTACAAAAAATTTAGACTCAGAAAAGAAGAATATTGCAGAATTCTCCTCACATTTAACAGGACCTTTTGCTTTAATATTTACTAATCTGAATCCATTCAGACTTATTTTACTACTAAATAGAAATAAGGTTAAAGTCTCAGCTAGACAAGGCGATGTGGCTAAAGAAGATATAGTAGTTCCAGCTGGAAATACCGCTCTACCACCAGGCCCATTAATTAGTGAATTCAATGAAGTTGGAATTAAAACGAGAATTGAAGAAGGCAGCATATGGATAGCCAATGATACTGTAGTAGCAGAAAAAGGTGACATCGTATCAGCAAAACTTGTTTCGGTTTTATCGAGGCTTGGTATAAAACCCATGGAAGCAGGTTTATCACTTTTAGCTGCTTATGATAATGGCTCAGTACTAAGTACAGATGATTTGAAATTCGACCTAGGTGAAATTGAAAATAATTTCACAGAAGCTCTATCAAAGGCTTTGAATTTAGCTGTGAATTCAAACTATCTTACAAAGGATACGGCCATTCCTATACTAACTAAAGCAAGTAGAGAAGCCTTTTGGGTTGCTGTACAAGCAGAATACCCCTCACCAGAGACTTTATCTCGGTCTATTCTTCAAGCTCATTCAATAGCTACAAATATTTCTGAAAGTCTGCCCAAGACAGAGAAAAATTCGACTCCGGAAAAAAAATAA
- a CDS encoding 50S ribosomal protein L1, protein MPLSRKNVLSALEEMENSKIKRNLKQSVELIMKLQNIDLKKPENRINEAIDLPHKLDKPIKVCVIAGGDIALKAKNAKADRILSRQDIEKIASDKKEAQKLANEYDYFIAEAPLMPIIGKTLGQALGPRGKMPSPVLPNASIDDVIERHRRMVRIRVKENPNIQCRVGTEDMPKEALAENIEAVFSRIEGKLEKGSKNVAAIRVKFSMGPPVKVAL, encoded by the coding sequence TTGCCTCTATCTAGAAAGAATGTATTAAGTGCATTAGAGGAAATGGAGAATTCAAAAATAAAGAGAAATCTCAAGCAATCAGTAGAATTAATCATGAAACTGCAAAATATCGATCTAAAAAAACCTGAAAATAGAATAAATGAGGCAATCGATTTGCCCCACAAGTTAGATAAGCCCATTAAAGTATGTGTTATAGCTGGAGGAGATATCGCTCTTAAAGCTAAAAATGCGAAAGCTGATCGTATTTTAAGCAGACAAGACATCGAAAAAATTGCAAGCGATAAGAAAGAGGCGCAAAAGCTTGCAAATGAATATGATTATTTTATCGCTGAAGCCCCTTTAATGCCAATAATAGGAAAAACCTTAGGTCAAGCTTTGGGACCTAGAGGAAAAATGCCATCACCCGTTCTACCAAATGCTTCTATTGATGATGTAATTGAGAGACATAGAAGAATGGTCAGAATACGGGTAAAAGAGAATCCTAATATTCAATGTAGAGTTGGAACTGAAGACATGCCAAAAGAAGCGCTTGCAGAGAATATTGAAGCAGTTTTTTCTAGAATTGAAGGAAAGCTTGAAAAAGGGAGTAAGAATGTAGCTGCGATTCGAGTTAAATTTTCGATGGGCCCACCTGTAAAAGTAGCTTTGTGA
- a CDS encoding 50S ribosomal protein L11, translating into MSEKKTIEALIDGGKATAGPPLGPALGPLGVNVLQIVNEINDLTKSYAGMKVPVKIIIDVETKSFEVEVGTPTTSALIVKELGIEKGSGTAGTESVGNLSKEQVINIAQSKIKDSFANTLKSMVKEVLGTCVSMGVTVEDNDPREIQKNIDNGEWDELLKASG; encoded by the coding sequence ATGAGTGAGAAAAAGACAATTGAAGCTTTGATAGATGGTGGAAAAGCAACAGCCGGTCCTCCATTAGGACCTGCATTAGGCCCATTAGGGGTTAATGTACTTCAGATAGTAAATGAGATTAATGATCTCACCAAATCTTATGCAGGAATGAAAGTTCCTGTGAAAATCATAATAGATGTAGAGACAAAATCCTTTGAGGTTGAAGTTGGAACTCCAACCACCTCTGCCTTAATTGTTAAAGAGCTTGGTATTGAAAAAGGTTCGGGGACAGCAGGTACGGAAAGTGTAGGTAATCTCAGTAAGGAGCAAGTAATTAACATTGCTCAATCCAAAATAAAAGATAGTTTTGCAAATACACTTAAAAGCATGGTGAAAGAAGTTTTAGGCACATGCGTTAGCATGGGAGTAACTGTGGAAGATAATGATCCCAGGGAGATTCAAAAAAATATTGATAATGGAGAATGGGATGAATTATTAAAAGCAAGCGGGTAA
- a CDS encoding transcription elongation factor Spt5, whose amino-acid sequence MTEVPSKERAYSIFAVRTTSGQERTAAYLLRSKAALKKLPVSAILVPEIIKGYVFIEAQGPNIIDELISGVRHARARTKGTISSSDIERFIAVKPVIEELSPEDLVEVVGGPFRGMKAKITHVDKVKEEVTIELLEESFTILPITVHADYVKLIEKGIEKHE is encoded by the coding sequence ATGACCGAGGTACCGAGTAAAGAGAGAGCTTATTCAATATTTGCAGTCAGAACTACAAGCGGTCAAGAAAGAACTGCTGCATACCTTTTAAGATCAAAAGCAGCTCTCAAGAAACTTCCTGTATCGGCCATACTTGTTCCTGAAATAATAAAGGGGTATGTTTTTATCGAAGCGCAGGGACCCAACATCATAGACGAGTTAATATCTGGGGTTAGACATGCCAGAGCCCGCACAAAAGGAACAATTTCATCCTCTGATATTGAACGATTTATCGCTGTGAAACCAGTTATTGAGGAATTGAGCCCTGAGGATTTGGTGGAAGTTGTTGGCGGTCCGTTTAGGGGTATGAAAGCAAAAATTACTCATGTGGATAAGGTTAAAGAAGAAGTAACTATCGAATTATTGGAGGAAAGTTTCACTATTCTTCCAATTACTGTCCATGCAGATTATGTAAAGTTAATTGAAAAGGGAATTGAAAAACATGAGTGA
- a CDS encoding protein translocase SEC61 complex subunit gamma, which yields MGLIDFIQSSKRVFQVASKPSRDELWMLIRVTFLGVGIVGAIGFMIKVLFWIVGLGA from the coding sequence TTGGGATTAATTGATTTTATCCAATCTAGTAAAAGGGTATTCCAGGTAGCTTCTAAACCCAGCCGTGACGAATTATGGATGCTTATCAGAGTAACCTTTCTAGGAGTTGGAATTGTAGGAGCTATTGGCTTTATGATTAAGGTACTCTTTTGGATCGTTGGATTAGGTGCTTAG
- a CDS encoding NAD(P)/FAD-dependent oxidoreductase translates to MSNNTDVLVAGGGPAGLIFAEKVSRKGIPVTVFEEHSEIGIPSHCAGLLSIKGLERIGIIPSSECIENSIKGAIFHSPKDISFEVKSKKPLAYVINRAKFDQSLARSAKEKGVKIQLGRRIVDLSKAGERIVGCLDNEDNEIKSRITVSAEGINGYLIKRAGLGTLKKSHILPAFQFELNNVDLEEDLAHIFLGKRYSANFFTWIIPTGKDSARVGLASLNQNIIKRLDQFIKQNLKNAIKASAKTGHIYTGGPIRKTCCEGFLAIGDICGQIKPTTGGGVILGGLCASIAAEAVLKIDENNDLTYPLLREHYERKWRKQLQKQFNSMLISRKILNSLNDDTINDVFKLIIRSGIVEDINESIDMDFQSDIIKKVIYKSVRSKIFFLVIKDTLSQLMSSL, encoded by the coding sequence ATGTCTAATAATACCGATGTTCTTGTTGCTGGAGGAGGCCCCGCTGGTCTTATCTTTGCTGAAAAAGTATCAAGAAAGGGAATTCCAGTCACAGTATTTGAGGAACATTCAGAGATCGGTATTCCTTCTCACTGTGCTGGACTATTAAGCATAAAGGGTTTAGAAAGGATCGGTATAATCCCATCATCAGAATGCATAGAAAATTCTATAAAAGGAGCGATATTCCACTCGCCAAAGGATATCTCTTTTGAAGTGAAATCAAAAAAACCCTTAGCTTATGTAATAAATAGAGCAAAATTCGATCAATCCTTAGCAAGAAGCGCCAAAGAAAAAGGTGTTAAAATCCAGTTAGGTAGAAGAATAGTAGATTTAAGTAAAGCTGGTGAAAGAATAGTCGGTTGCCTAGACAATGAAGATAATGAAATAAAATCAAGAATAACCGTAAGCGCTGAAGGAATCAACGGTTATCTAATTAAAAGAGCAGGACTTGGAACTCTAAAAAAGTCACACATACTACCTGCTTTTCAGTTTGAACTGAACAATGTAGACTTGGAAGAAGATTTAGCTCATATCTTCTTAGGCAAAAGATATTCTGCAAATTTTTTTACATGGATTATTCCAACAGGAAAAGACTCTGCAAGGGTAGGTTTAGCATCATTAAACCAGAATATTATTAAAAGGCTTGATCAATTCATAAAACAGAATCTAAAAAACGCAATAAAAGCTTCTGCTAAAACTGGTCATATTTACACTGGTGGACCTATAAGAAAAACATGTTGTGAAGGGTTTTTGGCTATTGGTGATATTTGTGGGCAAATAAAACCGACGACTGGCGGGGGAGTGATATTGGGGGGTTTATGTGCTTCTATAGCTGCTGAAGCTGTTTTAAAGATTGATGAAAATAATGATTTGACATATCCTTTATTGAGAGAACATTATGAAAGAAAATGGCGTAAGCAATTACAGAAACAATTCAATTCAATGCTTATCTCAAGAAAAATTCTAAATTCTCTAAATGACGATACTATTAACGATGTATTCAAACTAATTATTAGGTCGGGCATAGTAGAAGATATTAATGAATCAATAGATATGGATTTCCAGAGCGATATTATCAAAAAGGTTATTTACAAATCGGTACGAAGTAAAATTTTCTTCTTGGTTATCAAAGACACTTTGAGTCAACTTATGAGCTCCTTATGA